CCCAAGACGCGCCCCGGCCCTCTTTTTGTAGTGTCGAGACCGCTGGCGGTTCTTTGCCGCTTGAGTCGCGCAGAAGTTGAGCGCCGGCACCGAGCGCCTTGCCGGGGCCGGCACGCGCAGACGAGGGACACTCTATGATGCAGGGGGCGACACAGGCGGCCGCGCACCGGGGAGGCGAGGCCAGCCTGGTGCTGCCGGAGCTGACTGGCTCGACGTTCCTGGGACTCGATGGCCAGATGCTGCTCATGGCCGGCCTGCTCGTCTGCCTGGCCGGCCTCCTCTTCGGCCTGTTCATGTCCCGCCAGCTCCAGCGGCTACCCGTGCACCGCTCGATGCGCGAGGTCTCCGAGCTGATCTACGAGACCTGCAAGACCTACCTGATCACGCAGGGTAAGTTCATCCTGCTGCTCGAGCTGTTCATTGGCATCATCCTCGTCGTCTACTTCGGCGTGCTGCGGGACTTCGAGGCTCTCAAGGTCGCAATCATCCTGCTCTTCAGTCTGGTGGGCATTGCCGGCAGCTACGGCGTGGCCTGGTTCGGCATCCGCATCAACACCTACGCCAACTCGCGCTCGGCCTTCGCCAGCCTGGGGGGCAAGCCCTTCCCCACCTACGCCATACCGCTCAAGGCGGGCATGAGCATAGGCACCATGCTCATCAGCACCGAGCTGGTGATCATGCTCTTCATTCTGCTCTTCATTCCCGGGGATTACGCCGGCCCCTGCTTCATCGGCTTCGCCATTGGCGAGTCGCTGGGCGCGGCCGCGCTGCGCATTGCGGGCGGGATCTTCACCAAGATCGCGGACATCGGCGCCGATCTCATGAAGATCGTCTTCAAGATCGAGGAGGACGACGCACGCAACCCCGGCGTGATTGCGGACTGCACGGGCGACAACGCCGGCGATTCCATTGGCCCGACCGCCGACGGCTTCGAGACCTACGGCGTAACCGGCGTCGCCCTCATCACCTTCATCCTGCTGGCCGTGCCCAGCCCCCTGGTGCAGGTCCAGCTCCTGGTCTGGATCTTCGCCATGCGCATCATGATGATCGTGACCAGCGTGCTCTCTTACCTGATCAACGAGGCCATTGCCCGGCGCCGCTACGGCTCCGCCGATGTCATGAACTTCGAGGCGCCGCTGACCTTCCTGGTCTGGCTCACGTGCCTGGTGTCCGTGGCCATGACCTACGCCGTCTCCTACCTCCTGATCCCGGAGCTGGGCGACGGCTCCCTGTGGTGGAAGCTCTCCACCATCATCACCTGCGGCACGCTGGCGGCGGCCATCATTCCGGAGCTGGTGAAGGTCTTCACCTCCATGAAGTCCGGCCACGTCAAAGAGGTGCTGACCGCCTCCCAGGAAGGCGGCGCATCTCTCAACATCCTCTCCGGCTTCACCGCCGGGAACTTCAGTGCCTACTGGATGGGCATGGCCATTGTGGCGCTCATGGCCGCCTCCTACGGCGCCAGCACCCTGGGCCTCGCCGAGATCATGCTCGCCGCGCCGGTCTTCGCCTTCGGCCTGGTCGCCTTCGGATTCCTGGGGATGGGCCCGGTCACGATTGCCGTCGACTCCTACGGCCCGGTCACCGACAACGCTCAATCGATCTACGAGCTCTCGGTGATCGAGCACATCCCCAACATCCGCCAGGAGGTGAAGCGCGACTTCGGCTTCGACCTCAACTTCGAGACGGCCAAGCACTTCCTGGAAGAAAACGACGGCGTGGGCAATACCTTCAAGGCCACGGCCAAGCCCGTGCTCATCGGCACCGCGGTGGTGGGCGCGACCACCATGATCTTCTCGATCATCGTGCTGCTCACCAACGGGCTAACCACGGACCTCGAGAAGCTCTCCATCCTCTACCCGCCCTTCCTGCTGGGCCTGATCACGGGCGGCGCTGTGATCTACTGGTTCACGGGCGCCTCCACGCAGGCTGTCTCGACCGGCGCCTACCGCGCGGTCGAGTTCATCAAGGCGAACATCCAGCTCGAGGGCGTCGAGCGGGCCTCGATCCGCGACTCGAAGCGGGTGGTCGCCATCTGCACGCAGTACGCGCAGCGCGGCATGTTCAACATCTTCCTCACCGTCTTCTTCTCGACGCTGGCTTTCGCCTCGCTCGAGCCCTACTTCTTCATCGGCTACCTCATCTCCATTGCCACCTTCGGCCTCTACCAGGCCATCTTCATGGCCAACGCGGGCGGCGCGTGGGACAACGCCAAGAAGCTGGTCGAGGTGGAACTCAAGCAGAAGGGGACACCGCTGCACGCGGCCACGGTAGTGGGGGACACGGTGGGCGACCCGTTCAAGGACACGTCTTCTGTGGCCATGAACCCGGTCATCAAGTTCACCACGCTCTTCGGACTGCTGGCCGTCGAGCTGGCCATTGAAATGGAGCGCGGAACCAGCCTCGTCCTGGCCGCGCTCTTCACCGCCGCGGCCATGGTCTTTGTATGGCGCTCCTTCTACGCCATGCGCATTGTCACTCCGGCATCGGCCCGCTGGCGCGAGGCGGTGGCCGGCGCGGCCGCGGAGGCCGTGCACGAGGCGGGGTAAGTGCGGGTGCCGCCACTCCTTGACAAGCGGTTCCGCCCCCGGCTAGTCTGGCCGCCGGTCCCATCCTGACATTACGCGAACCCCCTCGCCACAAGGAGCCTGCCCGTGGCCGGACAACATGCGCGCGAGCACTGGGGCACCCGCGTCGGCCTGATCCTGGCCATGGCCGGCAACGCCGTGGGGCTGGGCAACTTCCTGCGCTTCCCTGTGCAGGCCGCGAACAACGGCGGCGGCACGTTCATGATCCCCTACTTCATCTCGCTCCTGCTGCTGGGTATCCCGCTCATGTGGATGGAATGGGGGATCGGCCGCTACGGCGGCCGCTACGGCCACGGCACCATCCCGGGCATGTTCGACCGCATGTGGCGCCACCCGGTGGCGAAGTACGTGGGCGTGCTGGGCGTGATCATGCCCCTGGTCGTCTTCGTCTACTATACGGTCATTGTGGGCTGGATCCTGGGCTTCACCTTCTTCAGCATCACGGGCAGCTATTTCGGGCTCTCGACGGAGGAGGTGGCCGCCTTCCTCTACTCCTTCCAGAACATCCACGATTCCAGCGTACACGGCGGCTGGGTCGGCTTCCTGTTCTACGGCCTCACCCTCGCCTTCATCACCTGGATCCTGGCGCGCGGCATCTCGGGCGGCATCGAGAAGCTCGCGCTCTACGGCATGCCCCTCCTCTTCCTCTTCGCCTTCATCCTGCTGATCCGCGTGCTGACGCTGCCCCCGGCCGAGGGCTCGCCTGGGCAGGGACTGGCGTTCATCTGGACACCACAGTGGAGTGCCCTGGGCGATGCTG
The sequence above is a segment of the Gemmatimonadota bacterium genome. Coding sequences within it:
- a CDS encoding sodium-translocating pyrophosphatase, producing the protein MMQGATQAAAHRGGEASLVLPELTGSTFLGLDGQMLLMAGLLVCLAGLLFGLFMSRQLQRLPVHRSMREVSELIYETCKTYLITQGKFILLLELFIGIILVVYFGVLRDFEALKVAIILLFSLVGIAGSYGVAWFGIRINTYANSRSAFASLGGKPFPTYAIPLKAGMSIGTMLISTELVIMLFILLFIPGDYAGPCFIGFAIGESLGAAALRIAGGIFTKIADIGADLMKIVFKIEEDDARNPGVIADCTGDNAGDSIGPTADGFETYGVTGVALITFILLAVPSPLVQVQLLVWIFAMRIMMIVTSVLSYLINEAIARRRYGSADVMNFEAPLTFLVWLTCLVSVAMTYAVSYLLIPELGDGSLWWKLSTIITCGTLAAAIIPELVKVFTSMKSGHVKEVLTASQEGGASLNILSGFTAGNFSAYWMGMAIVALMAASYGASTLGLAEIMLAAPVFAFGLVAFGFLGMGPVTIAVDSYGPVTDNAQSIYELSVIEHIPNIRQEVKRDFGFDLNFETAKHFLEENDGVGNTFKATAKPVLIGTAVVGATTMIFSIIVLLTNGLTTDLEKLSILYPPFLLGLITGGAVIYWFTGASTQAVSTGAYRAVEFIKANIQLEGVERASIRDSKRVVAICTQYAQRGMFNIFLTVFFSTLAFASLEPYFFIGYLISIATFGLYQAIFMANAGGAWDNAKKLVEVELKQKGTPLHAATVVGDTVGDPFKDTSSVAMNPVIKFTTLFGLLAVELAIEMERGTSLVLAALFTAAAMVFVWRSFYAMRIVTPASARWREAVAGAAAEAVHEAG